In Candidatus Zixiibacteriota bacterium, the following proteins share a genomic window:
- a CDS encoding ABC transporter permease: MFRTVIALIRKEFRQVFRDHNMLRMIFVMPIIQLLVLGYAVSTDVKNIDTAVYDFDRSVYSREYIRSLSAGDYFITRASRFPVMNADHGFRENLYSTAIIIPKDFSRQLQERRKADIGFMVDGANANSAAIALGYINIITGRYNEKVTGLSLPITMRQQRLYNPEAESVDFMVPGIVSVLLTMITMMLTSMAIVREREIGTLEQLMVTPITTPALIMGKTIPFALIGFLEMSIALAFGVLWFRVPFVGSWVLLYSLAFVYLFTTLGIGMFASTVSKTQQQAMFLTWFFSIFAIMTSGFFIPIANMPPPIQYLTYLNPLRYFMKITRAIMMKGATLEILYPDVMAMLLFGAAIFTFSILRFSKRVK, from the coding sequence GATGATCTTTGTCATGCCGATTATTCAACTGCTGGTTCTCGGGTATGCGGTCAGCACCGATGTCAAGAATATCGACACCGCCGTTTATGATTTCGATCGCAGTGTCTATTCGCGCGAATATATCCGCTCGCTGTCGGCCGGAGATTATTTTATTACCCGCGCCAGCCGCTTTCCGGTCATGAATGCCGATCATGGCTTCCGCGAAAATCTCTATAGCACCGCTATAATTATTCCCAAGGATTTTTCCCGTCAACTGCAGGAGCGGAGAAAGGCCGATATCGGCTTCATGGTCGACGGCGCTAATGCCAATTCGGCGGCCATCGCTCTGGGATATATCAACATCATCACCGGACGGTACAACGAGAAGGTTACCGGGCTGTCGCTTCCGATTACTATGCGGCAACAACGGCTCTATAATCCCGAGGCCGAATCGGTTGACTTTATGGTTCCGGGGATTGTCTCGGTGCTGCTGACCATGATCACGATGATGCTTACCTCAATGGCGATCGTGCGGGAGCGCGAAATCGGCACACTGGAACAACTCATGGTTACCCCGATCACCACGCCGGCCCTGATCATGGGAAAAACCATTCCCTTTGCTCTTATTGGTTTTTTAGAAATGTCGATAGCGCTGGCCTTTGGCGTGTTATGGTTCCGCGTCCCGTTTGTCGGCTCATGGGTATTGCTCTATTCTCTTGCGTTTGTCTATCTTTTTACCACGCTCGGTATCGGCATGTTTGCCTCGACCGTCTCCAAAACGCAACAGCAGGCGATGTTTCTGACCTGGTTCTTTTCGATTTTTGCAATTATGACTTCCGGATTTTTCATCCCGATCGCCAATATGCCACCGCCGATTCAATACCTGACCTATCTAAATCCGCTGCGCTATTTCATGAAAATCACCCGTGCCATAATGATGAAAGGGGCGACGTTGGAAATTCTCTACCCCGATGTAATGGCAATGCTGCTGTTCGGCGCGGCGATATTCACATTTTCCATCCTCCGTTTCTCCAAGCGAGTGAAATAA